The Halosimplex litoreum genome has a window encoding:
- the gfo6 gene encoding D-xylose 1-dehydrogenase Gfo6: MSSSLFDYEPRDWRTGTDERLRFALVGIGWWTTEFVLPAIETTEGCVTTTVVSSSNEKTGRVRREYETVEHGLTYEEFADGEALDAYDAVYVCTPNATHLEHVEAAAEHGKAVLCEKPMEATVERAERLVDACDDADVPLMVAYRMQTEPAVRRARELIRDGVVGEPVLVHGENSQPLLEMIDDPDQWRLNPDLTGYGTSVMDLGIYPLNTARFLLDADPVRVQSTMDSTHEAFADVPDQVATFSVVFDDGTHAACSSSQRGADHTRLEVVGTEGRVVLEPAFHMETQLTVERDGETVEFDTEGVDQMAEEFEYFAQRVLADEPLYADGEHGLADMKAIAAIHEAAESGETVDLS, from the coding sequence ATGTCGAGTTCGCTCTTCGACTACGAGCCGAGAGACTGGCGTACGGGGACGGACGAACGACTGCGATTCGCGCTCGTCGGCATCGGGTGGTGGACGACGGAGTTCGTCCTGCCCGCGATCGAGACGACCGAGGGCTGTGTGACGACGACCGTCGTCAGTAGTTCGAACGAGAAGACCGGCCGCGTCCGCCGCGAGTACGAGACCGTCGAGCACGGGTTGACCTACGAGGAGTTCGCCGACGGCGAGGCGCTCGACGCTTACGACGCCGTCTACGTCTGCACGCCCAACGCGACCCACCTCGAACACGTCGAGGCGGCCGCCGAGCACGGGAAGGCCGTGCTCTGTGAGAAGCCGATGGAGGCGACCGTCGAGCGGGCCGAACGACTCGTCGACGCCTGCGACGACGCGGACGTGCCACTGATGGTCGCCTACCGGATGCAGACCGAGCCCGCGGTCCGCCGGGCCCGCGAACTGATCCGCGACGGCGTCGTCGGCGAGCCCGTCCTCGTCCACGGCGAGAACTCCCAGCCGCTCCTCGAGATGATCGACGACCCCGACCAGTGGCGGCTGAACCCCGACCTGACGGGCTACGGCACCTCCGTGATGGACCTGGGTATCTACCCGCTCAACACCGCGCGGTTCCTCCTCGACGCCGACCCCGTCCGCGTCCAGTCGACGATGGATTCCACCCACGAGGCCTTCGCCGACGTGCCCGACCAGGTGGCGACGTTCTCCGTGGTCTTCGACGACGGTACCCACGCCGCCTGCTCCTCGTCTCAGCGCGGTGCCGACCACACGCGCCTGGAGGTCGTCGGCACCGAGGGGCGGGTCGTCCTCGAACCGGCCTTCCACATGGAGACCCAGCTGACCGTCGAGCGCGACGGCGAGACGGTCGAGTTCGACACCGAGGGCGTCGACCAGATGGCCGAGGAGTTCGAGTACTTCGCCCAGCGAGTGCTCGCCGACGAGCCGCTGTACGCCGACGGCGAACACGGACTCGCGGACATGAAGGCGATCGCCGCGATCCACGAGGCCGCCGAGTCGGGCGAGACGGTCGATCTCTCCTGA
- a CDS encoding mandelate racemase/muconate lactonizing enzyme family protein, with translation MSDVEITDVETYLVANPWKPWVFVQLETDAGVTGLAEATTHDKPRTVAAAIEEMSDFFIGRDPFDTESLWLEMYRDEWFSKNVINTTVVSAVDMACWDIKGKVLDQPVYDLLGGPVHGKELRAYANGWYTEADGEPEGFARAAEAVVDDGYDAMKFDPFGTAWQSMTTEEKNHAVDIVGAVREAVGPDVELLIECHGRFSAAQAVDIAKKLDQFDPAWYEEPCPPDSINSLAEVARKSPIPVVTGERHMTKYDFYELVTRTDIDVFQPDLMNTGGITEGKKIAGLAEADHVDIAPHNPQGPVAGAIYSHFCTSIPNFRIQEMFQTYDEPWVDELLTDPLTVEDGYVQVPEGPGFGIELDMDVVEEHEYTEDAVHTIDLWEEDWEKRADELR, from the coding sequence ATGTCGGACGTAGAAATCACCGACGTCGAGACGTACCTCGTAGCCAACCCCTGGAAGCCGTGGGTGTTCGTCCAGCTGGAGACGGACGCCGGCGTCACGGGTCTGGCCGAGGCGACGACACACGACAAGCCCCGCACCGTCGCGGCGGCCATCGAAGAGATGTCGGACTTCTTCATCGGCCGCGACCCCTTCGACACGGAGTCGCTCTGGCTGGAGATGTACCGCGACGAGTGGTTCTCGAAGAACGTCATCAACACGACGGTCGTCTCGGCGGTCGACATGGCCTGCTGGGACATCAAGGGCAAAGTGCTCGACCAGCCGGTCTACGACCTGCTGGGCGGGCCGGTCCACGGCAAAGAGCTGCGCGCCTACGCCAACGGCTGGTACACCGAGGCCGACGGCGAGCCCGAAGGGTTCGCTCGCGCTGCCGAGGCCGTCGTCGACGACGGCTACGACGCGATGAAGTTCGACCCGTTCGGGACCGCCTGGCAGTCGATGACCACCGAGGAGAAGAACCACGCCGTCGACATCGTCGGCGCCGTCCGCGAGGCCGTCGGCCCGGACGTCGAACTGCTCATCGAGTGCCACGGTCGCTTCTCGGCCGCCCAGGCCGTCGATATCGCGAAGAAGTTAGACCAGTTCGACCCGGCCTGGTACGAGGAGCCGTGCCCGCCGGACTCGATCAACAGCCTCGCGGAGGTCGCCCGGAAGTCCCCCATCCCGGTCGTCACCGGCGAGCGCCACATGACCAAATACGACTTCTACGAGCTGGTCACGCGCACGGACATCGACGTGTTCCAGCCCGACCTGATGAACACGGGCGGCATCACCGAGGGCAAGAAGATCGCCGGCCTCGCGGAGGCCGACCACGTCGACATCGCCCCGCACAACCCGCAGGGGCCGGTGGCCGGCGCCATCTACTCGCACTTCTGCACCTCGATCCCGAACTTCCGTATCCAGGAGATGTTCCAGACCTACGACGAGCCGTGGGTCGACGAACTGCTGACGGACCCGCTGACGGTCGAGGACGGCTACGTCCAGGTCCCGGAGGGTCCCGGCTTCGGTATCGAACTCGACATGGACGTCGTCGAGGAGCACGAGTACACCGAGGACGCGGTTCACACCATCGACCTCTGGGAAGAGGACTGGGAGAAGCGCGCCGACGAGCTGCGGTAA
- a CDS encoding IclR family transcriptional regulator, with protein MHAERDPPIKSTATSLDIVEAVHGMGGATLSEVVEQFEKPQSTVHDHLKTLTDAGYLVKDGREFRVSVRFLNLGGRARAQSQLFKIAEGEVRELASDTGEHANLMVEENGRGVFLYKVKGSQSVYLDTYEGMEVDLHTTAMGKAILAELSPEKRDAVVEEHGLEPVTTETITDRETLDAELAAIRERGYAVDDEERVDGVRCVAAPITTEDSVVGAVSVSAPKSRMNGQRFEEVLPSEVLSTANIIEVNLQHT; from the coding sequence ATGCACGCCGAACGCGACCCGCCTATCAAATCGACCGCGACGAGCCTCGATATCGTCGAGGCGGTCCACGGAATGGGCGGTGCGACGCTATCGGAAGTCGTCGAGCAGTTCGAGAAGCCCCAGAGCACGGTCCACGACCACCTGAAGACGCTCACGGACGCGGGCTACCTCGTCAAGGACGGGCGGGAATTCCGCGTGAGCGTCCGCTTTCTCAACCTCGGGGGCCGGGCACGCGCGCAATCGCAGCTGTTCAAGATCGCCGAAGGAGAAGTCCGCGAGCTGGCGAGCGACACCGGCGAGCACGCGAATCTGATGGTCGAGGAGAACGGCCGGGGGGTCTTCCTCTACAAGGTCAAGGGCTCGCAGTCGGTGTATCTGGACACCTACGAGGGGATGGAGGTCGACCTCCACACGACGGCGATGGGGAAAGCGATCCTCGCGGAGCTGTCGCCGGAGAAGCGCGACGCCGTCGTCGAGGAGCACGGCCTCGAACCGGTGACGACCGAGACGATCACCGACCGTGAGACGCTGGACGCGGAGCTGGCGGCGATCCGCGAGCGCGGCTACGCCGTCGACGACGAGGAACGCGTCGACGGCGTCCGGTGTGTCGCCGCACCCATCACGACCGAAGACAGCGTCGTCGGCGCCGTTAGCGTCTCCGCGCCGAAGAGCCGGATGAACGGCCAGCGCTTCGAGGAGGTGCTCCCTTCGGAGGTGCTCAGCACCGCCAACATCATCGAAGTCAACCTCCAGCACACCTGA
- a CDS encoding fumarylacetoacetate hydrolase family protein — protein MRYYRSDDGGSISLIAADDSAAYDLSGTEAEPTSFLELASAASLTDGTIDDVARGLIDEAPAVELESVEDDLVRPIDPEEVWAAGVTYSISQEARQEEGGLAESYLEAYEGDRPEVYFKATPSRTVGPNDRVGIRGDSDWDAPEPEMTIVLYDEEIVGFTIGNDMCSRSIERENLLYLPQSKIYAKNCAIGPCIATSETVGDPLDLEMHMSIERDGETVFEEGTSTAELVRTCEELVDYYTRYNEVPEASVLLTGTSIMVPDDVSLEEDDVIHIEIEDIGVLTNTVEQL, from the coding sequence ATGCGTTACTATCGCAGTGACGACGGCGGCTCCATCTCACTGATCGCAGCGGACGACTCGGCCGCGTACGACCTCTCGGGGACGGAGGCCGAACCGACGTCGTTTCTCGAACTCGCCTCGGCCGCGTCGCTGACCGACGGGACGATCGACGACGTGGCGCGCGGGCTGATCGACGAGGCACCGGCGGTCGAACTCGAGTCGGTCGAGGACGACCTCGTTCGCCCGATCGACCCCGAGGAGGTCTGGGCGGCCGGTGTCACCTACTCAATCAGCCAGGAGGCCCGCCAGGAAGAGGGGGGACTCGCCGAGTCCTATCTGGAGGCGTACGAGGGCGACCGCCCGGAAGTGTACTTCAAGGCGACCCCGAGTCGGACCGTCGGTCCGAACGACCGCGTCGGGATCCGCGGCGACTCCGACTGGGACGCCCCCGAACCGGAGATGACGATCGTCCTCTACGACGAGGAGATCGTCGGGTTCACGATCGGCAACGACATGTGTAGCCGCTCGATCGAGCGCGAGAACCTGCTCTATCTACCACAGAGCAAGATATACGCCAAGAACTGCGCCATCGGCCCTTGCATCGCCACCAGCGAGACGGTCGGTGACCCGCTCGACCTGGAAATGCACATGTCGATCGAGCGCGACGGCGAGACGGTCTTCGAGGAGGGGACCTCGACCGCCGAGCTGGTCCGGACCTGCGAGGAACTGGTCGACTACTACACCCGCTACAACGAGGTCCCCGAAGCGAGCGTCCTGCTGACGGGCACGTCGATCATGGTCCCGGACGACGTGTCTCTCGAGGAAGACGACGTGATCCACATCGAGATCGAGGACATCGGCGTCCTCACCAACACCGTCGAACAGCTGTAA
- a CDS encoding alpha-N-arabinofuranosidase, which produces MPNAHVTVHTEAGIDRIEPELHGHFAEHLGRCIYDGIYTDDSVEAEGFREDVVALLDDLEMPVLRWPGGCFADDYQWEDGVGPAEDRPRRRNLFWGQGREMIPEESNRFGTDEFLGLCERVGAEPYLAVNVGSGDPQEATDWVEYCNYDGDTELADRRRANGHEDPYGVRYWGIGNENWGCGGNMGPEQYAGEYRQFATYIGSMDGQMLDDDLELIGCGFSNHEWNRRFMEDMTDGIWLSDMQMDHLTLHHYYGRTMSILDGDADDYDEFLAGALALDDHVERIAGTIEATASTRNVGVIVDEWGAWHTEADPATGLEQPGTVLDALSAAAVLDIFNDHADVMTMSNIAQTVNVLQCLVETDGDDAFKRPTYRVYDLYAPHKGNEAVTTSIETPTREVDDEELPLVGASASVADDGEVYVTATNLDTRAAHTVEFTVEDATGDDVDAAVLFEGQEPDLVVDADNAGEFAAADLDVSVDGDGTVTAELEPATVAAMSVD; this is translated from the coding sequence ATGCCAAACGCCCACGTTACGGTCCACACAGAGGCCGGTATCGACCGCATCGAACCCGAACTCCACGGACACTTCGCCGAACACCTCGGCCGGTGTATCTACGACGGTATCTACACGGACGACTCCGTCGAGGCCGAGGGCTTCCGCGAGGACGTGGTGGCCCTGCTCGACGACCTGGAGATGCCGGTCTTGCGCTGGCCCGGCGGCTGTTTCGCCGACGACTACCAGTGGGAAGACGGGGTCGGCCCCGCCGAGGACCGCCCGCGCCGCCGGAACCTCTTCTGGGGCCAGGGCCGCGAGATGATCCCCGAGGAGTCGAATCGCTTCGGGACCGACGAGTTTCTGGGGCTCTGTGAGCGCGTCGGCGCCGAACCGTACCTGGCCGTGAACGTCGGCTCCGGTGACCCACAGGAGGCCACCGACTGGGTCGAGTACTGCAACTACGACGGCGATACCGAACTCGCCGACCGCCGGCGCGCCAACGGCCACGAGGACCCATACGGCGTGCGTTACTGGGGTATCGGCAACGAGAACTGGGGGTGTGGCGGCAACATGGGGCCCGAACAGTACGCCGGCGAATATCGTCAGTTCGCCACGTATATCGGCTCGATGGACGGTCAGATGCTCGACGACGACCTCGAACTCATCGGCTGTGGCTTCTCGAACCACGAGTGGAACCGCCGATTCATGGAGGACATGACCGACGGTATCTGGCTGTCGGACATGCAGATGGACCACCTGACGCTGCATCACTACTACGGCCGGACGATGTCGATCCTCGACGGCGACGCCGACGACTACGACGAGTTCCTCGCGGGCGCACTCGCGCTCGACGACCACGTCGAACGCATCGCCGGGACCATCGAGGCGACCGCCTCGACCCGAAACGTGGGTGTCATCGTCGACGAGTGGGGTGCCTGGCACACGGAGGCCGACCCCGCGACCGGCCTCGAACAGCCTGGCACCGTCCTCGACGCGCTGTCGGCCGCCGCGGTGCTCGACATCTTCAACGACCACGCCGACGTGATGACGATGTCCAACATCGCCCAGACCGTCAACGTCCTCCAGTGTCTCGTCGAGACCGACGGCGACGACGCGTTCAAGCGGCCGACCTACCGCGTCTACGACCTCTACGCCCCGCACAAGGGCAACGAGGCAGTCACCACCTCGATCGAGACGCCGACCCGCGAGGTCGACGACGAGGAGCTGCCGCTGGTCGGCGCTTCCGCCTCGGTCGCCGACGACGGCGAAGTGTACGTCACCGCGACCAACCTCGACACCCGCGCGGCCCACACCGTCGAGTTCACCGTCGAGGACGCGACCGGCGACGACGTCGACGCCGCCGTCCTCTTCGAGGGTCAGGAGCCGGATCTGGTCGTCGACGCCGACAACGCCGGCGAGTTCGCCGCCGCCGACCTCGACGTGAGCGTCGACGGCGACGGGACCGTTACCGCCGAACTCGAACCGGCGACCGTCGCAGCGATGTCCGTCGACTGA
- a CDS encoding aldo/keto reductase: MDAVPLGTTGERVSPLCLGTMYFGSETDPETSRAILDRYYEAGGRFLDTANIYATWVDGYGEPESEPFLGDWMARRSNREELFLATKVGFEYGDVPQSLDPDLIEREVEKSLDRLGTDYVDLLYAHVDDRDTPLAETMAAFDRLVESGTVRHIGASNYYGWRLARANTIAEERGLTPFSCTQPRFSYLVPHRYSDFDRQRPATDELVSYCDDEGLTMLPYSPLLQGCYGRDDRRIPERYVTTENRLKMDAVEAIADRHGVSGNQVVLAWMTQRDPPTVPVVGCSTVAQLEENLGALDLDLAGHELDRVDGIQTLGGLH, from the coding sequence ATGGATGCGGTCCCACTCGGTACGACCGGCGAGCGGGTCAGCCCGCTCTGTCTCGGTACGATGTACTTCGGCAGCGAGACCGACCCCGAGACCTCACGAGCGATCCTCGACCGATACTACGAGGCCGGCGGACGATTCCTCGATACGGCGAACATCTACGCGACGTGGGTCGACGGCTACGGCGAGCCGGAGAGCGAGCCGTTCCTCGGCGACTGGATGGCCCGACGAAGCAACCGCGAGGAGCTGTTCCTGGCGACGAAGGTCGGATTCGAGTACGGCGACGTCCCCCAGTCGCTCGACCCCGACCTGATCGAGCGGGAAGTCGAGAAGAGCCTCGACCGTCTCGGGACCGACTACGTGGACCTGCTGTACGCCCACGTCGACGACAGGGACACCCCGCTCGCGGAGACGATGGCGGCGTTCGACCGCCTCGTCGAGTCGGGCACAGTCCGTCATATCGGCGCCAGCAACTACTACGGTTGGCGGCTCGCGCGCGCCAACACGATCGCCGAGGAGCGAGGTCTCACACCGTTTAGCTGCACCCAGCCGCGCTTCTCGTATCTCGTCCCCCACCGATACTCGGACTTCGATCGCCAGCGGCCGGCGACGGACGAACTCGTCAGCTACTGCGACGACGAGGGGCTGACGATGCTCCCGTACTCTCCGTTACTTCAGGGCTGTTACGGCCGCGACGACCGCCGCATCCCCGAGCGGTACGTCACAACGGAGAACCGCCTGAAGATGGACGCCGTCGAGGCCATCGCCGACCGCCACGGCGTCTCGGGCAATCAGGTCGTCCTCGCGTGGATGACCCAACGCGACCCGCCGACGGTCCCGGTCGTCGGCTGCAGCACCGTCGCCCAGCTCGAAGAGAACCTCGGCGCGCTGGACCTCGACCTGGCCGGCCACGAACTGGACCGGGTCGACGGCATCCAGACGCTCGGCGGCCTGCACTGA
- a CDS encoding NAD-dependent epimerase/dehydratase family protein — MPETVVVTGALGGSGSWIVDDLRNEYEVVAVDLTLPERMDVDGVDFRSVDLTEQGPAWETILDADPTAVVHFGNIPHEADHAGGDVYENNATSTFHTLEAAGRAGADVVWASSETVYGTHWPEPELPERFPVDEDHPPRPWNGYETSKLAGEAAAERVVNAFDVSVASIRPSWIQYPGRYEITPIREAFDLESAGRFGNFWSYVDIRDVVSLVRAALETDFEGHEVFNAFAGDNFLGVDTATAVEAGYGGLPDDCDLTGEESAYSTAKAESTLGWEATHSWKTAESESVDGPEFV; from the coding sequence ATGCCCGAAACAGTAGTCGTTACCGGTGCGCTCGGAGGCTCTGGGAGCTGGATCGTCGACGACCTGCGGAACGAGTACGAGGTAGTCGCGGTCGACCTGACGCTCCCGGAACGGATGGACGTGGACGGCGTCGACTTTCGTTCCGTCGACCTCACCGAACAGGGGCCAGCCTGGGAGACGATACTCGACGCCGACCCGACGGCGGTCGTGCACTTCGGCAACATTCCCCACGAAGCGGACCACGCAGGCGGGGACGTCTACGAGAACAACGCGACGAGTACGTTCCACACCCTCGAGGCGGCGGGACGCGCTGGCGCCGACGTCGTCTGGGCCTCCAGCGAGACGGTCTACGGGACCCACTGGCCCGAACCCGAACTCCCGGAGCGATTCCCGGTCGACGAGGACCACCCGCCTCGTCCCTGGAACGGGTACGAGACCTCGAAGCTGGCGGGCGAGGCGGCGGCCGAACGCGTGGTCAACGCGTTCGACGTGTCGGTCGCCTCGATCCGACCGTCGTGGATCCAGTACCCGGGTCGATACGAGATCACGCCGATCCGTGAGGCGTTCGACCTCGAGAGCGCCGGCCGCTTCGGCAACTTCTGGTCGTACGTCGACATCCGCGACGTCGTCTCGCTCGTGAGGGCAGCGCTCGAGACGGACTTCGAGGGCCACGAGGTGTTCAACGCCTTCGCCGGGGACAACTTCCTCGGCGTCGACACGGCGACGGCGGTCGAGGCGGGCTACGGCGGCCTCCCAGACGACTGCGACCTCACCGGCGAGGAGTCGGCCTACTCGACGGCCAAGGCGGAGTCGACGCTCGGCTGGGAAGCGACGCACTCCTGGAAGACGGCGGAATCGGAGTCGGTCGACGGTCCCGAGTTCGTCTGA
- a CDS encoding universal stress protein produces MAIETLLLAVGEEDGGRIERFVEETTKVTEPVGAAVTVLHVFTDAELADAAERLDFDTDVESPGPDAVAQRLASVRQVGNGFEDAGVDYEVRGEVGEPSTWINKVAEEIAADRIVIGGRKRSPTGKAVFGSTAQSVMLDAASPVTFVRSDGE; encoded by the coding sequence ATGGCGATCGAAACACTACTGCTCGCCGTGGGCGAAGAGGACGGCGGTCGCATCGAGCGTTTCGTCGAAGAGACGACCAAAGTCACCGAGCCGGTCGGAGCGGCCGTTACCGTTCTGCACGTGTTCACCGACGCGGAGCTAGCGGACGCCGCCGAACGGTTGGACTTCGACACGGACGTCGAAAGCCCCGGCCCGGACGCGGTCGCGCAGCGACTCGCGTCGGTCAGACAGGTCGGGAATGGATTCGAAGACGCCGGCGTGGACTACGAAGTCCGCGGTGAAGTCGGAGAGCCCAGCACCTGGATCAACAAAGTCGCCGAAGAGATCGCCGCTGACCGCATCGTCATCGGCGGTCGAAAGCGGAGTCCGACCGGAAAGGCGGTCTTCGGGTCGACCGCACAGTCCGTGATGCTCGATGCCGCCTCCCCGGTGACGTTCGTCCGCTCGGACGGAGAGTAG
- a CDS encoding NUDIX domain-containing protein, whose product MGESYFRGHVTQRGIVFGPGGDVLLVTNGLRPWTFPGGRIEAESDPEAALRRTLYERVGLHTTVEEPVKTVTDIWGSGDEPVYAVLYRVQARSRDVELGEEHDDFCWYTPDGAVEEMHFKSLESAVERAVANHEAAEWAAETEDADGE is encoded by the coding sequence ATGGGCGAATCGTATTTCAGGGGACACGTGACCCAGCGGGGGATCGTCTTCGGTCCGGGCGGTGACGTGTTGCTCGTGACGAACGGTCTGCGTCCGTGGACGTTCCCGGGGGGACGGATCGAGGCGGAGTCGGACCCCGAGGCGGCGCTCCGGCGGACGCTCTACGAGCGGGTGGGCCTCCACACGACCGTCGAGGAGCCGGTCAAGACGGTGACCGACATCTGGGGCAGCGGCGACGAGCCGGTGTACGCGGTTCTCTATCGCGTCCAGGCCCGCAGCCGCGACGTGGAACTGGGCGAGGAACACGACGACTTCTGCTGGTACACCCCCGACGGCGCCGTCGAGGAGATGCACTTCAAGTCGCTCGAATCGGCCGTCGAGCGCGCGGTCGCGAACCACGAGGCCGCCGAGTGGGCTGCCGAGACCGAGGACGCCGACGGCGAGTGA
- the mutL gene encoding DNA mismatch repair endonuclease MutL has product MVDIRRLDEATVERIAAGEVVERPSSVVKELVENSLDAEATRVDVTVERGGKDGITVADDGIGMTETEVTRAVEEHTTSKIRDIDDLESGVGTLGFRGEALHAVGAVSRLTITTRPRSDRDVDSHRGTKLTVEGGEVTSVEPAGCPEGTTIEVDDLFYNVPARRKYLKQDGTEFAHVNTVVTSYALANPDIAVSLTHDGRETFATTGQNDRREAVMSVYGREVAQSMVDVAAESEGSGESGGDEDDLPDGPLDGVSGLVSHPETTRSTREYCSTYVNGRYVTASAVRDAVIEAYGHQLAPDRYPFAVLFLDVPAGDVDVNVHPRKLEVRFADEEGVREQIAAAVESALLDEGLLRSGAPRGKSAPEQAEIAPERDESGDDESGPASGPTDAGDTDPAESSSGVGSPDATGSTADDGPTARSRDSGPDESVDPATASTTGPTFSSDPSAPSPRSTPSETTASRESDDDGGSSGADASTGAPPSTGDTSADVDPTDGDATAETADAAESSVGAATETDASVDSTPERDRTDRARKFAGGHDQARLGDGEPAEGAVGEASAFDSLPSMRVLGQLHGTYVLAETDEGLVMVDQHAADERINYERLRAEFAGETTTQALAQPVELSLTAREAELFETYGEALATLGFRAERVGDRTVEVRTVPSLVADTADPDLLRDALAAFVDGEGSAAETVEAAADELLADLACYPSITGNTSLTEGSVTDLLERLDDCENPWACPHGRPVVVEFDRDEIEARFERDYPGHGGRRD; this is encoded by the coding sequence ATGGTCGACATACGCCGGCTCGACGAGGCGACCGTCGAGCGCATCGCCGCGGGCGAGGTGGTCGAGCGCCCCTCGTCGGTCGTGAAGGAACTCGTCGAGAACAGCCTCGACGCCGAGGCCACCCGCGTCGACGTGACCGTCGAGCGCGGCGGCAAGGACGGCATTACCGTCGCCGACGACGGCATCGGCATGACCGAGACCGAGGTCACGCGCGCCGTCGAGGAACACACTACCTCCAAGATCCGCGACATCGACGACCTCGAATCGGGCGTCGGGACGCTGGGCTTCCGCGGCGAGGCGCTCCACGCCGTCGGCGCCGTCTCGCGGCTGACGATCACGACCCGCCCCCGGAGCGACCGCGACGTGGACAGCCACCGCGGGACGAAACTCACCGTCGAGGGCGGCGAGGTGACGAGCGTCGAGCCCGCCGGCTGCCCGGAAGGGACCACCATCGAGGTCGACGACCTCTTTTACAACGTCCCCGCCCGCCGGAAGTACCTCAAGCAGGACGGCACGGAGTTCGCCCACGTCAACACCGTCGTCACGAGCTACGCGCTCGCCAATCCCGACATCGCCGTCTCGCTGACCCACGACGGTCGGGAGACGTTCGCGACGACGGGGCAGAACGACCGCCGCGAGGCGGTCATGTCCGTCTACGGCCGCGAGGTCGCCCAGTCGATGGTCGACGTCGCGGCCGAGAGCGAAGGCAGTGGCGAGAGCGGCGGCGACGAAGACGACCTGCCCGACGGTCCGCTCGACGGCGTGTCCGGGCTGGTGAGCCACCCCGAGACCACCCGGAGCACTCGCGAGTACTGCTCGACGTACGTCAACGGCCGGTACGTCACCGCGAGCGCGGTCCGCGACGCCGTGATCGAGGCCTACGGCCACCAGCTCGCGCCGGATCGGTACCCTTTCGCCGTCCTCTTCCTCGACGTCCCTGCCGGCGACGTGGACGTGAACGTCCACCCCAGGAAACTGGAAGTCCGCTTCGCCGACGAGGAAGGGGTCCGCGAACAGATCGCGGCCGCCGTCGAGTCCGCGCTGCTCGACGAGGGGCTGCTCCGCAGCGGCGCCCCCCGCGGCAAGTCCGCCCCCGAACAGGCCGAGATCGCGCCCGAACGTGATGAGTCCGGTGACGACGAGTCCGGACCGGCCTCCGGACCGACGGACGCCGGTGACACCGATCCGGCCGAGTCGTCTTCCGGGGTCGGGTCCCCGGACGCGACGGGTTCGACGGCCGACGACGGGCCGACCGCCCGATCACGCGACTCGGGGCCCGACGAGTCGGTCGATCCGGCGACCGCGTCGACGACCGGACCGACGTTCTCCTCGGACCCGTCGGCCCCCTCGCCCCGCTCGACGCCGTCGGAGACGACTGCTTCGAGGGAATCGGACGACGACGGCGGCTCGTCGGGTGCAGACGCGAGCACGGGCGCGCCTCCCTCGACCGGCGACACGAGTGCGGACGTGGACCCGACCGACGGGGACGCGACGGCGGAGACCGCCGACGCCGCCGAATCGTCGGTCGGGGCGGCCACCGAGACGGACGCGTCGGTCGACTCGACGCCGGAACGCGACCGGACCGACCGCGCCCGCAAGTTCGCCGGCGGCCACGACCAGGCGCGACTCGGCGACGGGGAACCGGCCGAGGGCGCCGTGGGCGAAGCGTCGGCGTTCGATTCGCTGCCGTCGATGCGGGTGCTGGGCCAGCTCCACGGGACGTACGTCCTCGCCGAGACCGACGAGGGGCTGGTCATGGTCGACCAGCACGCCGCCGACGAGCGGATCAACTACGAGCGACTGCGAGCCGAGTTCGCCGGCGAGACGACCACGCAGGCGCTCGCCCAGCCGGTCGAACTCTCGTTGACGGCGCGGGAGGCCGAGCTGTTCGAGACCTACGGCGAGGCGCTGGCGACCCTGGGGTTTCGCGCCGAGCGCGTCGGCGACCGGACGGTGGAGGTTCGGACGGTGCCGTCGCTGGTGGCCGACACCGCCGACCCCGACCTGTTGCGCGACGCTCTGGCCGCGTTCGTCGACGGCGAGGGCTCGGCTGCCGAGACCGTCGAGGCCGCCGCCGACGAGTTGCTGGCGGACCTGGCTTGTTACCCCTCGATCACCGGCAACACGTCGCTCACGGAGGGGTCGGTGACGGATCTGCTCGAACGGCTCGACGACTGTGAGAACCCGTGGGCCTGCCCCCACGGCCGTCCCGTCGTCGTCGAGTTCGACCGCGACGAGATCGAGGCCCGCTTCGAACGGGACTACCCCGGCCACGGCGGCCGACGGGACTGA